The following proteins come from a genomic window of Crassostrea angulata isolate pt1a10 chromosome 1, ASM2561291v2, whole genome shotgun sequence:
- the LOC128189658 gene encoding uncharacterized protein LOC128189658 isoform X12 yields the protein MALRVDVNKGPLTLTHDPRPRDLKTSNNTSTDNPLYQDFRFKGYPSEGFFNPHNPQYKRNSAAEMNGTDTSRYFGKTQHFDTGFERAKTDRPSARPRATPPMRSSSGMDNARPKIDEGHKSLQYGSNDPRIAESQQVRPGPMRGMDFDRGENDRDRLRKEMVETEQDRQRIRYQEQLRMRDRDEERKRHEDMLEQRRQDMEMLKNYNPWGRPGGGAPMADTRKQKFTEYQLDPSENTEYKDKWDRVGYDPSGPRDRTRFEQMKRDPAPNADSPKNKSPFESRNGQTQQDGMVPNLPIGPNGSIVDRLGTPGGGAPLRTVSGNHVKTHLNTAKIIHFQDRSRPEVENVIRYEKSPHNQQEYANDLKMQQKQESLRNQEEKLHTLKQELDHLKAAATDRRPGNHLRLKRKLYNSMDAIELMKVQARDSFQERRQLDEYDPWGKGIGNPLRNSDGYLKNIRRSFRSRKNGYGDSYERGGNPRTAPDTYRSATNPFEEYDNLGRTGKPRKPNMEMHPIYHPFGRSGGGAPVKDDAGKVNTILHGHSDRHYLSNNLSDYEKRQNAIKAKIYYAELGEQLEVQNYKRQKEKEEKRRPHGELAVIIDDKLTGKPRRDPITGSLRNHHLGNSDVSLQKMGSQPRNIAEQKQYHDFLDNMNEERSRKNALGKMKDFQEGKKHYDTMDNLWGRPGGGAPKGYTMRKFNLDEIIHRPTHDKATEEYVRKHDWSEVEPEKFFLKDDDAYYATQRSPRQNPMLSARDIQEGRLSPGSMPKKFIKSTVTSTHANMYDYREDYPQKDYRVGAPYATVNEG from the exons caaGACCACGTGACTTGAAAACCTCCAACAACACCTCGACCGATAACCCCTTGTACCAGGACTTCCGGTTCAAAGGTTATCCATCTGAGGGATTTTTCAACCCCCACAACCCACAGTACAAGAGAAATTCAGCCGCTGAAATGAATGGAACGGATACGAGCAGATATTTCGGCAAAACACAACACTTTGATACAG GTTTTGAGCGCGCCAAAACTGACCGGCCTTCTGCCAGACCGCGTGCAACGCCACCAATGAGGTCCAGTTCCGGAATGGACAATG CACGGCCAAAAATAGACGAGGGACACAAAAGTCTACAATACGGATCTAACGATCCGCGAATTGCCGAATCTCAACAAGTCCGACCCGGACCAATGAGGGGAATGGATTTTGATAGAGG CGAAAACGATCGTGATAGATTGCGCAAAGAAATGGTTGAAACTGAACAGGATAGACAGAGGATAAGATATCAAGAACAATTGAGAATGAGGGATAGGGATGAGGAGAGGAAGAGG CACGAGGATATGTTGGAGCAAAGAAGACAG GACAtggaaatgttaaaaaattacaatccATGGGGTCGTCCCGGGGGTGGAGCGCCGATG GCCGATACCAGAAAGCAGAAATTTACCGAATACCAACTCGACCCCTCGGAGAATACTGAGTACAAGGATAAATGG GATAGAGTTGGCTATGACCCGTCAGGTCCAAGAGATCGCACCAGGTTCGAACAGATGAAGCGTGATCCTG CACCCAATGCCGACTCTCCAAAGAATAAATCTCCCTTCGAATCGAGAAACGGTCAAACCCAACAAGATGGGATGGTACCTAACCTTCCGATTGGC CCCAACGGATCTATTGTTGACCGTCTCGGCACCCCAGGGGGCGGTGCTCCCCTTAGAACCGTTTCTGGAAATCACGTGAAAACTCACTTGAACACTGCCAAAATTATCCATTTTCAGGACCGGAGCAGACCGGAAGTAGAAAATGTTATCCGATACGAAAAAAGTCCGCACAATCAGCAAGAATACGCCAACGATCTGA aaatgcAACAAAAACAAGAGTCTCTCCGAAACCAAGAGGAAAAATTACACACTCTTAAACAGGAACTGGATCAT TTAAAAGCAGCGGCAACGGATAGAAGACCAG GAAATCACTTgcgtttaaaaagaaaactttacaaTAGTATGGACGCAATCGAACTTATGAAAGTTCAAGCCAGAG aTTCATTCCAAGAAAGACGACag CTTGATGAGTATGATCCTTGGGGAAAAGGAATAGGGAACCCTCTACGGAATTCTGATGGTTATCTTAAGAATATCAGAAGGTCTTTCAGGAGTAGGAAG aaTGGTTATGGCGATTCGTATGAAAGAGGAGGTAATCCACGCACAG CTCCAGACACATACAGGAGCGCAACAAACCCGTTCGAGGAGTATGATAATCTCGGCAGAACTGGAAAGCCTAGAAAGCCAAACATGGAAATGCATCCCATCTATCACCCGTTCGGAAGATCCGGGGGAGGGGCACCAGTTAAAGACGACGCCGGCAAAGTTAATACAATCTTGCATGGCCATTCAGAT CGGCACTATTTAAGTAACAAC CTTTCTGATTATGAAAAGAGGCAGAATGCGATCAAGGCAAAAATCTACTATGCGGAATTAG GTGAACAATTGGAAGTCCAGAATTATAAGAGGCAGAAAGAAAAGGAAGAAAAGAGGAGACCG CATGGTGAATTGGCCGTTATCATTGATGATAAGTTAACTGGCAAACCCAGAAGGGACCCCATTACTGGGTCCCTTAGAAATCATCATCTGGGGAATTCTGATGTGTCACTGCAG AAAATGGGAAGCCAGCCGAGGAACATCGCTGAACAGAAACAGTATCACGATTTCTTGGACAACATGAACGAAGAACGGTCCCGCAAGAACGCACTGGGCAAAATGAAGGACTTCCAAGAAGGAAAGAAA catTATGACACGATGGATAACCTTTGGGGAAGACCCGGTGGAGGGGCACCTAAGGGGTACACCATGAGGAAGTTCAACTTGGATGAGATCATCCACCGCCCCACCCATGAT AAAGCCACGGAAGAATATGTCAGAAAGCACGATTGGTCAGAGGTAGAACCGGAAAAG ttctttttaaaagatgacGATGCGTATTATGCAACTCAAAGGTCCCCTCGACAG AACCCCATGCTATCCGCCAGAGATATTCAGGAGGGACGATTATCCCCAGGTTCCATGCCTAAGAAATTTATAAAGAGCACTGTAACTAGTACTCATGCCAATATGTATGACTATCGGGAAGACTACCCTCAG AAAGATTACAGGGTCGGTGCTCCATACGCCACTGTCAACGAAGGTTAA
- the LOC128189658 gene encoding uncharacterized protein LOC128189658 isoform X26: MNGTDTSRYFGKTQHFDTGFERAKTDRPSARPRATPPMRSSSGMDNARPKIDEGHKSLQYGSNDPRIAESQQVRPGPMRGMDFDRGENDRDRLRKEMVETEQDRQRIRYQEQLRMRDRDEERKRHEDMLEQRRQDMEMLKNYNPWGRPGGGAPMADTRKQKFTEYQLDPSENTEYKDKWEPAYPELEKIDFRKEIAQDRVGYDPSGPRDRTRFEQMKRDPAPNADSPKNKSPFESRNGQTQQDGMVPNLPIGPNGSIVDRLGTPGGGAPLRTVSGNHVKTHLNTAKIIHFQDRSRPEVENVIRYEKSPHNQQEYANDLKMQQKQESLRNQEEKLHTLKQELDHLKAAATDRRPGNHLRLKRKLYNSMDAIELMKVQARDSFQERRQLDEYDPWGKGIGNPLRNSDGYLKNIRRSFRSRKNGYGDSYERGGNPRTAPDTYRSATNPFEEYDNLGRTGKPRKPNMEMHPIYHPFGRSGGGAPVKDDAGKVNTILHGHSDRHYLSNNLSDYEKRQNAIKAKIYYAELGEQLEVQNYKRQKEKEEKRRPHGELAVIIDDKLTGKPRRDPITGSLRNHHLGNSDVSLQKMGSQPRNIAEQKQYHDFLDNMNEERSRKNALGKMKDFQEGKKHYDTMDNLWGRPGGGAPKGYTMRKFNLDEIIHRPTHDKATEEYVRKHDWSEVEPEKFFLKDDDAYYATQRSPRQNPMLSARDIQEGRLSPGSMPKKFIKSTVTSTHANMYDYREDYPQKDYRVGAPYATVNEG, encoded by the exons ATGAATGGAACGGATACGAGCAGATATTTCGGCAAAACACAACACTTTGATACAG GTTTTGAGCGCGCCAAAACTGACCGGCCTTCTGCCAGACCGCGTGCAACGCCACCAATGAGGTCCAGTTCCGGAATGGACAATG CACGGCCAAAAATAGACGAGGGACACAAAAGTCTACAATACGGATCTAACGATCCGCGAATTGCCGAATCTCAACAAGTCCGACCCGGACCAATGAGGGGAATGGATTTTGATAGAGG CGAAAACGATCGTGATAGATTGCGCAAAGAAATGGTTGAAACTGAACAGGATAGACAGAGGATAAGATATCAAGAACAATTGAGAATGAGGGATAGGGATGAGGAGAGGAAGAGG CACGAGGATATGTTGGAGCAAAGAAGACAG GACAtggaaatgttaaaaaattacaatccATGGGGTCGTCCCGGGGGTGGAGCGCCGATG GCCGATACCAGAAAGCAGAAATTTACCGAATACCAACTCGACCCCTCGGAGAATACTGAGTACAAGGATAAATGG GAACCAGCATATCCCGAGTTAGAAAAGATTGATTTTAGGAAAGAAATAGCCCAG GATAGAGTTGGCTATGACCCGTCAGGTCCAAGAGATCGCACCAGGTTCGAACAGATGAAGCGTGATCCTG CACCCAATGCCGACTCTCCAAAGAATAAATCTCCCTTCGAATCGAGAAACGGTCAAACCCAACAAGATGGGATGGTACCTAACCTTCCGATTGGC CCCAACGGATCTATTGTTGACCGTCTCGGCACCCCAGGGGGCGGTGCTCCCCTTAGAACCGTTTCTGGAAATCACGTGAAAACTCACTTGAACACTGCCAAAATTATCCATTTTCAGGACCGGAGCAGACCGGAAGTAGAAAATGTTATCCGATACGAAAAAAGTCCGCACAATCAGCAAGAATACGCCAACGATCTGA aaatgcAACAAAAACAAGAGTCTCTCCGAAACCAAGAGGAAAAATTACACACTCTTAAACAGGAACTGGATCAT TTAAAAGCAGCGGCAACGGATAGAAGACCAG GAAATCACTTgcgtttaaaaagaaaactttacaaTAGTATGGACGCAATCGAACTTATGAAAGTTCAAGCCAGAG aTTCATTCCAAGAAAGACGACag CTTGATGAGTATGATCCTTGGGGAAAAGGAATAGGGAACCCTCTACGGAATTCTGATGGTTATCTTAAGAATATCAGAAGGTCTTTCAGGAGTAGGAAG aaTGGTTATGGCGATTCGTATGAAAGAGGAGGTAATCCACGCACAG CTCCAGACACATACAGGAGCGCAACAAACCCGTTCGAGGAGTATGATAATCTCGGCAGAACTGGAAAGCCTAGAAAGCCAAACATGGAAATGCATCCCATCTATCACCCGTTCGGAAGATCCGGGGGAGGGGCACCAGTTAAAGACGACGCCGGCAAAGTTAATACAATCTTGCATGGCCATTCAGAT CGGCACTATTTAAGTAACAAC CTTTCTGATTATGAAAAGAGGCAGAATGCGATCAAGGCAAAAATCTACTATGCGGAATTAG GTGAACAATTGGAAGTCCAGAATTATAAGAGGCAGAAAGAAAAGGAAGAAAAGAGGAGACCG CATGGTGAATTGGCCGTTATCATTGATGATAAGTTAACTGGCAAACCCAGAAGGGACCCCATTACTGGGTCCCTTAGAAATCATCATCTGGGGAATTCTGATGTGTCACTGCAG AAAATGGGAAGCCAGCCGAGGAACATCGCTGAACAGAAACAGTATCACGATTTCTTGGACAACATGAACGAAGAACGGTCCCGCAAGAACGCACTGGGCAAAATGAAGGACTTCCAAGAAGGAAAGAAA catTATGACACGATGGATAACCTTTGGGGAAGACCCGGTGGAGGGGCACCTAAGGGGTACACCATGAGGAAGTTCAACTTGGATGAGATCATCCACCGCCCCACCCATGAT AAAGCCACGGAAGAATATGTCAGAAAGCACGATTGGTCAGAGGTAGAACCGGAAAAG ttctttttaaaagatgacGATGCGTATTATGCAACTCAAAGGTCCCCTCGACAG AACCCCATGCTATCCGCCAGAGATATTCAGGAGGGACGATTATCCCCAGGTTCCATGCCTAAGAAATTTATAAAGAGCACTGTAACTAGTACTCATGCCAATATGTATGACTATCGGGAAGACTACCCTCAG AAAGATTACAGGGTCGGTGCTCCATACGCCACTGTCAACGAAGGTTAA
- the LOC128189658 gene encoding uncharacterized protein LOC128189658 isoform X8 produces MAFVLGPSESRPRDLKTSNNTSTDNPLYQDFRFKGYPSEGFFNPHNPQYKRNSAAEMNGTDTSRYFGKTQHFDTGFERAKTDRPSARPRATPPMRSSSGMDNARPKIDEGHKSLQYGSNDPRIAESQQVRPGPMRGMDFDRGENDRDRLRKEMVETEQDRQRIRYQEQLRMRDRDEERKRHEDMLEQRRQDMEMLKNYNPWGRPGGGAPMADTRKQKFTEYQLDPSENTEYKDKWEPAYPELEKIDFRKEIAQDRVGYDPSGPRDRTRFEQMKRDPAPNADSPKNKSPFESRNGQTQQDGMVPNLPIGPNGSIVDRLGTPGGGAPLRTVSGNHVKTHLNTAKIIHFQDRSRPEVENVIRYEKSPHNQQEYANDLKMQQKQESLRNQEEKLHTLKQELDHLKAAATDRRPGNHLRLKRKLYNSMDAIELMKVQARDSFQERRQLDEYDPWGKGIGNPLRNSDGYLKNIRRSFRSRKNGYGDSYERGGNPRTAPDTYRSATNPFEEYDNLGRTGKPRKPNMEMHPIYHPFGRSGGGAPVKDDAGKVNTILHGHSDRHYLSNNLSDYEKRQNAIKAKIYYAELGEQLEVQNYKRQKEKEEKRRPHGELAVIIDDKLTGKPRRDPITGSLRNHHLGNSDVSLQKMGSQPRNIAEQKQYHDFLDNMNEERSRKNALGKMKDFQEGKKHYDTMDNLWGRPGGGAPKGYTMRKFNLDEIIHRPTHDKATEEYVRKHDWSEVEPEKFFLKDDDAYYATQRSPRQNPMLSARDIQEGRLSPGSMPKKFIKSTVTSTHANMYDYREDYPQKDYRVGAPYATVNEG; encoded by the exons caaGACCACGTGACTTGAAAACCTCCAACAACACCTCGACCGATAACCCCTTGTACCAGGACTTCCGGTTCAAAGGTTATCCATCTGAGGGATTTTTCAACCCCCACAACCCACAGTACAAGAGAAATTCAGCCGCTGAAATGAATGGAACGGATACGAGCAGATATTTCGGCAAAACACAACACTTTGATACAG GTTTTGAGCGCGCCAAAACTGACCGGCCTTCTGCCAGACCGCGTGCAACGCCACCAATGAGGTCCAGTTCCGGAATGGACAATG CACGGCCAAAAATAGACGAGGGACACAAAAGTCTACAATACGGATCTAACGATCCGCGAATTGCCGAATCTCAACAAGTCCGACCCGGACCAATGAGGGGAATGGATTTTGATAGAGG CGAAAACGATCGTGATAGATTGCGCAAAGAAATGGTTGAAACTGAACAGGATAGACAGAGGATAAGATATCAAGAACAATTGAGAATGAGGGATAGGGATGAGGAGAGGAAGAGG CACGAGGATATGTTGGAGCAAAGAAGACAG GACAtggaaatgttaaaaaattacaatccATGGGGTCGTCCCGGGGGTGGAGCGCCGATG GCCGATACCAGAAAGCAGAAATTTACCGAATACCAACTCGACCCCTCGGAGAATACTGAGTACAAGGATAAATGG GAACCAGCATATCCCGAGTTAGAAAAGATTGATTTTAGGAAAGAAATAGCCCAG GATAGAGTTGGCTATGACCCGTCAGGTCCAAGAGATCGCACCAGGTTCGAACAGATGAAGCGTGATCCTG CACCCAATGCCGACTCTCCAAAGAATAAATCTCCCTTCGAATCGAGAAACGGTCAAACCCAACAAGATGGGATGGTACCTAACCTTCCGATTGGC CCCAACGGATCTATTGTTGACCGTCTCGGCACCCCAGGGGGCGGTGCTCCCCTTAGAACCGTTTCTGGAAATCACGTGAAAACTCACTTGAACACTGCCAAAATTATCCATTTTCAGGACCGGAGCAGACCGGAAGTAGAAAATGTTATCCGATACGAAAAAAGTCCGCACAATCAGCAAGAATACGCCAACGATCTGA aaatgcAACAAAAACAAGAGTCTCTCCGAAACCAAGAGGAAAAATTACACACTCTTAAACAGGAACTGGATCAT TTAAAAGCAGCGGCAACGGATAGAAGACCAG GAAATCACTTgcgtttaaaaagaaaactttacaaTAGTATGGACGCAATCGAACTTATGAAAGTTCAAGCCAGAG aTTCATTCCAAGAAAGACGACag CTTGATGAGTATGATCCTTGGGGAAAAGGAATAGGGAACCCTCTACGGAATTCTGATGGTTATCTTAAGAATATCAGAAGGTCTTTCAGGAGTAGGAAG aaTGGTTATGGCGATTCGTATGAAAGAGGAGGTAATCCACGCACAG CTCCAGACACATACAGGAGCGCAACAAACCCGTTCGAGGAGTATGATAATCTCGGCAGAACTGGAAAGCCTAGAAAGCCAAACATGGAAATGCATCCCATCTATCACCCGTTCGGAAGATCCGGGGGAGGGGCACCAGTTAAAGACGACGCCGGCAAAGTTAATACAATCTTGCATGGCCATTCAGAT CGGCACTATTTAAGTAACAAC CTTTCTGATTATGAAAAGAGGCAGAATGCGATCAAGGCAAAAATCTACTATGCGGAATTAG GTGAACAATTGGAAGTCCAGAATTATAAGAGGCAGAAAGAAAAGGAAGAAAAGAGGAGACCG CATGGTGAATTGGCCGTTATCATTGATGATAAGTTAACTGGCAAACCCAGAAGGGACCCCATTACTGGGTCCCTTAGAAATCATCATCTGGGGAATTCTGATGTGTCACTGCAG AAAATGGGAAGCCAGCCGAGGAACATCGCTGAACAGAAACAGTATCACGATTTCTTGGACAACATGAACGAAGAACGGTCCCGCAAGAACGCACTGGGCAAAATGAAGGACTTCCAAGAAGGAAAGAAA catTATGACACGATGGATAACCTTTGGGGAAGACCCGGTGGAGGGGCACCTAAGGGGTACACCATGAGGAAGTTCAACTTGGATGAGATCATCCACCGCCCCACCCATGAT AAAGCCACGGAAGAATATGTCAGAAAGCACGATTGGTCAGAGGTAGAACCGGAAAAG ttctttttaaaagatgacGATGCGTATTATGCAACTCAAAGGTCCCCTCGACAG AACCCCATGCTATCCGCCAGAGATATTCAGGAGGGACGATTATCCCCAGGTTCCATGCCTAAGAAATTTATAAAGAGCACTGTAACTAGTACTCATGCCAATATGTATGACTATCGGGAAGACTACCCTCAG AAAGATTACAGGGTCGGTGCTCCATACGCCACTGTCAACGAAGGTTAA
- the LOC128189658 gene encoding uncharacterized protein LOC128189658 isoform X11 yields the protein MDGILARPRDLKTSNNTSTDNPLYQDFRFKGYPSEGFFNPHNPQYKRNSAAEMNGTDTSRYFGKTQHFDTGFERAKTDRPSARPRATPPMRSSSGMDNARPKIDEGHKSLQYGSNDPRIAESQQVRPGPMRGMDFDRGENDRDRLRKEMVETEQDRQRIRYQEQLRMRDRDEERKRHEDMLEQRRQDMEMLKNYNPWGRPGGGAPMADTRKQKFTEYQLDPSENTEYKDKWEPAYPELEKIDFRKEIAQDRVGYDPSGPRDRTRFEQMKRDPAPNADSPKNKSPFESRNGQTQQDGMVPNLPIGPNGSIVDRLGTPGGGAPLRTVSGNHVKTHLNTAKIIHFQDRSRPEVENVIRYEKSPHNQQEYANDLKMQQKQESLRNQEEKLHTLKQELDHLKAAATDRRPGNHLRLKRKLYNSMDAIELMKVQARDSFQERRQLDEYDPWGKGIGNPLRNSDGYLKNIRRSFRSRKNGYGDSYERGGNPRTAPDTYRSATNPFEEYDNLGRTGKPRKPNMEMHPIYHPFGRSGGGAPVKDDAGKVNTILHGHSDRHYLSNNLSDYEKRQNAIKAKIYYAELGEQLEVQNYKRQKEKEEKRRPHGELAVIIDDKLTGKPRRDPITGSLRNHHLGNSDVSLQKMGSQPRNIAEQKQYHDFLDNMNEERSRKNALGKMKDFQEGKKHYDTMDNLWGRPGGGAPKGYTMRKFNLDEIIHRPTHDKATEEYVRKHDWSEVEPEKFFLKDDDAYYATQRSPRQNPMLSARDIQEGRLSPGSMPKKFIKSTVTSTHANMYDYREDYPQKDYRVGAPYATVNEG from the exons caaGACCACGTGACTTGAAAACCTCCAACAACACCTCGACCGATAACCCCTTGTACCAGGACTTCCGGTTCAAAGGTTATCCATCTGAGGGATTTTTCAACCCCCACAACCCACAGTACAAGAGAAATTCAGCCGCTGAAATGAATGGAACGGATACGAGCAGATATTTCGGCAAAACACAACACTTTGATACAG GTTTTGAGCGCGCCAAAACTGACCGGCCTTCTGCCAGACCGCGTGCAACGCCACCAATGAGGTCCAGTTCCGGAATGGACAATG CACGGCCAAAAATAGACGAGGGACACAAAAGTCTACAATACGGATCTAACGATCCGCGAATTGCCGAATCTCAACAAGTCCGACCCGGACCAATGAGGGGAATGGATTTTGATAGAGG CGAAAACGATCGTGATAGATTGCGCAAAGAAATGGTTGAAACTGAACAGGATAGACAGAGGATAAGATATCAAGAACAATTGAGAATGAGGGATAGGGATGAGGAGAGGAAGAGG CACGAGGATATGTTGGAGCAAAGAAGACAG GACAtggaaatgttaaaaaattacaatccATGGGGTCGTCCCGGGGGTGGAGCGCCGATG GCCGATACCAGAAAGCAGAAATTTACCGAATACCAACTCGACCCCTCGGAGAATACTGAGTACAAGGATAAATGG GAACCAGCATATCCCGAGTTAGAAAAGATTGATTTTAGGAAAGAAATAGCCCAG GATAGAGTTGGCTATGACCCGTCAGGTCCAAGAGATCGCACCAGGTTCGAACAGATGAAGCGTGATCCTG CACCCAATGCCGACTCTCCAAAGAATAAATCTCCCTTCGAATCGAGAAACGGTCAAACCCAACAAGATGGGATGGTACCTAACCTTCCGATTGGC CCCAACGGATCTATTGTTGACCGTCTCGGCACCCCAGGGGGCGGTGCTCCCCTTAGAACCGTTTCTGGAAATCACGTGAAAACTCACTTGAACACTGCCAAAATTATCCATTTTCAGGACCGGAGCAGACCGGAAGTAGAAAATGTTATCCGATACGAAAAAAGTCCGCACAATCAGCAAGAATACGCCAACGATCTGA aaatgcAACAAAAACAAGAGTCTCTCCGAAACCAAGAGGAAAAATTACACACTCTTAAACAGGAACTGGATCAT TTAAAAGCAGCGGCAACGGATAGAAGACCAG GAAATCACTTgcgtttaaaaagaaaactttacaaTAGTATGGACGCAATCGAACTTATGAAAGTTCAAGCCAGAG aTTCATTCCAAGAAAGACGACag CTTGATGAGTATGATCCTTGGGGAAAAGGAATAGGGAACCCTCTACGGAATTCTGATGGTTATCTTAAGAATATCAGAAGGTCTTTCAGGAGTAGGAAG aaTGGTTATGGCGATTCGTATGAAAGAGGAGGTAATCCACGCACAG CTCCAGACACATACAGGAGCGCAACAAACCCGTTCGAGGAGTATGATAATCTCGGCAGAACTGGAAAGCCTAGAAAGCCAAACATGGAAATGCATCCCATCTATCACCCGTTCGGAAGATCCGGGGGAGGGGCACCAGTTAAAGACGACGCCGGCAAAGTTAATACAATCTTGCATGGCCATTCAGAT CGGCACTATTTAAGTAACAAC CTTTCTGATTATGAAAAGAGGCAGAATGCGATCAAGGCAAAAATCTACTATGCGGAATTAG GTGAACAATTGGAAGTCCAGAATTATAAGAGGCAGAAAGAAAAGGAAGAAAAGAGGAGACCG CATGGTGAATTGGCCGTTATCATTGATGATAAGTTAACTGGCAAACCCAGAAGGGACCCCATTACTGGGTCCCTTAGAAATCATCATCTGGGGAATTCTGATGTGTCACTGCAG AAAATGGGAAGCCAGCCGAGGAACATCGCTGAACAGAAACAGTATCACGATTTCTTGGACAACATGAACGAAGAACGGTCCCGCAAGAACGCACTGGGCAAAATGAAGGACTTCCAAGAAGGAAAGAAA catTATGACACGATGGATAACCTTTGGGGAAGACCCGGTGGAGGGGCACCTAAGGGGTACACCATGAGGAAGTTCAACTTGGATGAGATCATCCACCGCCCCACCCATGAT AAAGCCACGGAAGAATATGTCAGAAAGCACGATTGGTCAGAGGTAGAACCGGAAAAG ttctttttaaaagatgacGATGCGTATTATGCAACTCAAAGGTCCCCTCGACAG AACCCCATGCTATCCGCCAGAGATATTCAGGAGGGACGATTATCCCCAGGTTCCATGCCTAAGAAATTTATAAAGAGCACTGTAACTAGTACTCATGCCAATATGTATGACTATCGGGAAGACTACCCTCAG AAAGATTACAGGGTCGGTGCTCCATACGCCACTGTCAACGAAGGTTAA